Genomic segment of Hoplias malabaricus isolate fHopMal1 chromosome 14, fHopMal1.hap1, whole genome shotgun sequence:
GATGACATCGCACTGTGTGTTAGTCATTGTTCATTAGTGATTGGTGGCCTATTCTCAATCCAGAAGTGACACTGAGATGTTTAAAAAGTGCAGCAACACTGATGTACCAGAgcaaccaacacacactaaaaccaccaccaccatgtcagtgtcactgcagttctAAGAAAGCTCCACCACACACAATACTGgctctgttgtggtcctgaCCGTGGGTTTGCACACCAAGGCATTTGGAATCATGATAATAAGGTGGCagagtattttatttaaagctttATAGGTGAAATCAATGTTTCCCCCTGAAGTGATTGCTTGCTGTGCCATCCTTCATCTGTCTTACTAACTTTATATCATGAAACCCAGCGAAGCAGAACTTCAGCCTGATGACAACCACAATCCACCATTGCATCAGCAAGACCCCCAGTGTGGAGACTAGATGAGGCAACAATTTGCAGCAGCAGTCACCACCCCTAACAGCAATGCAGCAGCTCTCAGGGATCATGATTAAATTCAGCTGTACAAAACCGAAACAGTTCCACGATTAGTCATTTGTAGGATAGTATGATAGTTTCAAGCTTTCTCTTCTTTCCACTCCAGATTCTGTCTCCAACCTGATGGTAGCTTCTTGAGTTCCTACAAATTAAGCCACTTTTAAAGGAGATTCCACTCATACTTCCCAGTCTCTTCATATTTCAATcaatgaaatataaacaaagaCTTTAAGAATGGTTTGATGTGAATTGTAGTGAACTATACAAGTTTCACAGTGGTCGTGATAGGAACCTGTGGTCatgaaaacaaaagcaaatgTAGCCATTTTTCTTACAACCCAAAAAGCAGCTaatgaaaaattatataaaGATTTTCAGAAACATTAAAGTCTTCAGATGTCTTGTCCCTATCCCCACCACAGTGTACAATTCAGTAAGTGTTTTTGGGAATGCTGCATTACACATCTCACCAACCTGAATTTAATAACATCCTAAAGATTTAATTGTGCAGACAATTCTTCTTTAAAGCCATGGCTTTCCAGTTTATCCCAAATGTAGATGACCAACCGATCTATGTAAACCCATGCTGTATTAATGTGGTTaagaaattattacattttttggaagcatatgaatatcaaaacaaatgtgtattatatataaaattgtgaTGTAATCTTAAGTTTGAATACCCTGCTCATACTTGCAAGTTTATTGATAAGCTTCCATCTATGACAACCTCTGAACACACAGCATATGCCTAAATGTCTAAATACTCAGTTGCAAGGCACCAGGCTAATTGGTAGTGTATATATACTTCTTTTACTCATTAACTACCTTAACCTCTGAGCTCCAGCacgaattaataataataaaaaagctaaATTGGCTGTTCAAGTATAATCACATGCATGTAGTGTAATCATAATaatatgttttaatgtgtttcaaCCTATTTGTTGTTTTCAACCATTTTTGGTGACTCAGTGATGACTCTGTGGACAGCAAAGTGatctaattaatttaaaattcagcGCATATGCCTAGTAAGGACTTTGGAGAAAAATTAAAAgcattatttattcaatgaatcaGCTGCTTGGGTGTGTTTTAGGTTTTTGGAGAGGTTGCCATTGCTACACTTTGTAGTCCTCCTTAGATAAAAAAGTGCATCTTCAAACAAAACAACCCTGTGAATGATGGGTATCAGCTGCAATTTGGTAGGATCTGTCATTTATGTGCCACATACAGCTGTTCAGTGGAGTCGAGAGGTGGTGACAATTCCTTTGATGTAACAAAGAGTATTGAGATGCAGTTTACCATATTTTGCCCACCCCTAGATATTAggttatttaaatgttaaatgctaAAGTAAAGTTTGATGATTACCTTCTTGAATGATGAGTTGCATTATGTAGGCCTGGAGCACAATTTTGTGGCATTGAATCCAGTGGATGTACACAAGCTCAAGTTATATTGGATTTCACTGGAGACTTTTTGAATCTGTTGTCTGAGATACAGCCTTGTAGATAATTCTGATTAACAGCCAGTGTGTTTGACTACCATTATTGCAGCTAGGCTTCAGTCCTGCCCTTCATTGTAGTGAATCAAAGCAGTGTTTGGTGCTTGGTTCTGTGTGAGAAAAGGATTGAGGGAAGTGGATTTATGCCCCAGTGGAGAACAAATTGGTATCAAGTGCTGAATTAGAATCTAGGCCATACAGATTCATAAGTGTTACACACTACTGACTATACCAGTTTGGTTTCATGTCCCTATGGATTTGTATCGATTCCAAAGTGCTCTGGGTACATGAAAAAATGCTGAGTGTCGTGTCAGACCTGGTTAGATGATATTGCCCAAATGGGATTAGAATGATTACTGAATGTCTGCGCAACACATGTACACATTTCCCCAAATGAAGGCTGTGGAGACAGCCGAGTACTTATCTGTTTCAGTGGAGTGTGTTCTCCTGAACTTCAGTCTGCCTATACTTCTGCAAATCCACAATATTTGCAACTATGTTTAAACGAAATATTGCCCCCTAGTGGTTTACAGTTAAATATTCTGAAGTAATTTGAAGATGCTTAGTAATAACCAAAATTCACTACACTACCAAAATGCAGTTTCATTTGATTTCTCACTTTCAAATGTTGGTTTCAAGAGTCCGAGGTTATTTAAGGAgagggtttctctctctccctctctctctcgttctcgatgttgtctgtgtttactgtttttgtgtttgttttgtttgttcaggAGCAGATCCATGTGCCCATCTACCACCCCACTCCAAGTCAGGCCCGATTAGCGACACAGCTGACGGAGGAGGAGCAAGTGCGTATTGCTCAAAGAATTGGCCTTATACAGCACCTCCCCAAAGGAGTGTTCGACCCTGGCTGTGACAGCACTGAGAAGAAGATACGAGAGTGAGTATCATATTTAATGGATGTAGAgctaaaaatttatttattttctaacattaaaatattgtattttttcCGCCAAAAAATGTTCAGAACCAAAAATATGAAACATTCTTAGCTACGTTTTTTAAATATGCAAGTGTATTCATGTAGCCATTTCAGTACAGGAATAGTGAGCACTCATTACTAttttctgtgcttttattttattattttatatatatatataattttgtttatgttctgaacaatgtcttttgggagattttgtataaacataaatatattatattgttgACCAATTTAAAgcgtttattattttaaagtataAAGCATAACTCACAtatatcatgaaaaaaaaaatgcaccacatcAGCTGCAAATGATTAGACTATCATTTAAAGAGGACATTGAAGGAGGCTGTCTTATTTAAACCTCAGACATTAGTTTGATTTGCCCATGCCGAAATCTAAAGAGATCATTTTCCCGACAGTAGAATGGCTGATTTCTAAGTGGAGAACATTTAAACCACCTGCCAACATGGCCAGGTTAGGCCATCCTCACAAGTTCAGTCCAAGAGCAGAACGCAAAAAATAGACCGCATAAAGAAGTCTCAAACAATCCCAAAATGTCATCACTGGACCTACAAGTGGTTCTTGCCACAAGGTACATGCATCTACCATCAGGAAACGACtgcacaaggaggaaacccttgctgtCAAAAAGGCATCAGGGCAAGACTAGTTTGCCAGAAAGCACATAGACAAAGACCAGGACTTCTGGAACAATGTGCTTTGGACAGATGAATCCAAAGCTGAATTATTTGGGCATAGTATCAGAAGATGACCAGCACAACATTTGAGCACAAGCTTCATGGTTGGCCCAGTAGTGGCTCAAAAGTAAGAAATGGAGAGTTCTGGAATGGCCAAATCAGAGCCCGAACCTTAATCctactgagatgctgtgggGTGATCTATGCGTTCAAGAAACCcctcaaatatcacacagctgaaagaattctaTATGGAACAATGGGGAAAACCACCTTCCAGTCGATGTCGGAGACTGGTAGATGGTTACAGAGTTACATTGGGGTTATTTCAGCTAAAGGGGGGAAATACTAGCTATTAGGGCATAAGGTGTTTTAACTTTTTCCTCActagaaatgtacatttttgttcattataTTTATGTCCATTTCTcagtactgttcaaatgaaacTCAAATGTTTATacgtttaaatatgttcaaaaagacgAGTGCCTTactttttcacatgactgtatgGTGTATGGTATGGTGTAGGGTGGTTGGACGcctctttttttaaactttgctAAAGATTCATTTGTGAAATTTATAAATTACAATAACTTTTttaagagtttggtgtgttgtccctgggTCCGCATGggtctcctccaggtgctccatgatccaaaaacatatgttggtagatggattggcgactcaggtgttcagaggggtgtgtgtcaccttgtgaaggattgctgccccctccagggtgtgttcctgtcttgcgcccagtgattctgggtgggttctggacccaccgcgaccctgaaatggataagtggttacagacaatcaaagaatgaataaataactggTTTAACCTACTGACaggataattaaaaaaatgctcAAATGAATTGCATGCATACAGTGTGTGATTTAGACACTGGGGCTGCAGTCTGGATTTTGGATATAACAGGCTTATTGGCACATGGATGCTGAGCAGACTGAATGCATAGGAGTGAGCATTTTTCAGCACTCAATAGTATTTTTGTGCATATGTCAAaacttacaaatatattttatatataatatataaaatgtacatattaatacatttaagtCCCATATCCAGTAATATTTATGCCTgtaaaaatccatccatccatccatctattatctgtaagcgcttatccaattcagggtcacggtgggtccagagcctacctggaatcactgggcgcaaggcaggaatacaccctggagggggcaccagtccttcacagggcaacacacattcactcacacactcacacctatggtcacttttgagtcgccaatcaagggaggaaaccggagcacccggaggaaatccacgtggacacggggagaacacacagatagtcacctgaagcgggaattgaacccacaacctccagttcccatggagctgtgtgactgtgacactacctgttgcaccaccgtgccgcccgcctgtaaaaatgaaaagaaaattttTAATGGAATGTTTTCAATTTTAATGAGGATTTTAATGTAGATCCACCGTTGAAAAAATGTCAGCTCTCtctgggtcctgaccatttgaaaATAGGGGCTAACatggtatgcagagcaacaactgGCCTACAGTCTATACTCATAGAACTACTAAGTGCATCTACATGACAGGATAGGATGAAGAATGAGAACCAGGTCATATTAATGATTTGGATAATCGTCTGTACCTAACATATGATGCCTGTTTTGTCTCTGTAGGTGTGTGATCTGCATGCTGGATTTTGTATACGGGGATCCCATCCGGTTCCTTCCTTGCATGCACATCTACCACATGGACTGCATTGATGACTGGCTGATGCGCTCCTTCACCTGCCCCTCCTGTATGGAGCCAGTGGATGCAGCACTTCTCTCATCCTATGAAACCAACTGAACTCTGACTGCGTTAATTTTACCATatgaaaaataacacaaaacacacacgcatactCAGAGCCCCCAATCTCTACCCCTTGATATTTTAGGGTTTAACCCCTCTACAAGCAGGGGTCTGGAAGGGGAAGCAACCCATGGCACCATGGGATACTTACGTAAGGACCTGAGAAGTTCTCCTGGTTTGTCCTGCTGGACAGGGAAACCTATAGGAACCATACAAGTGACTACATCTTGTGACTCTCTAGAGCTTCCCCAAAAGCAGTTCTACTGTGCTCTTACACTGGAAGGCGTGAAAGAgtagaatgtaaaaaaaataaaaaagtgactTTAGGGAAAAATGCAATTAGTCGTGTCGACCCCAGTGGGGAGTGGGGCTTTCTTTACTTCTTTCCTCTCTTTGTCTGATTATTCTCTATTTCTGTTAAGGGCTCATTTGACTAAATTATAAAACTTGCTTGCACACAGTTTGCAAATGGTGTCATTTGCACTTCTTCTCAGAGACACCCTTTCCCTCCAAGCCTTTTCATTTCTGCACAGGGCTGAGAGTGACTCCTGTTTCTCTTTCCATTGAGCTCCCAGCCTTTAGCTTTTTTCTGGACACTCTACAACAGTAGCAGCTTGCTGTGAGAATATGCGTTGTTTGAAGAAAATTAGAAGAACATTATCATTGCTGGACATGAGCAACAAGTCTGAAgcatgtgcgcacacacacaaacacacacacacacacacaccagattgACTAGATATAATGTGCTTTAGAGGGTTGAAATTTACAGTGTTCTGCTCTCTAATTAACTGGACATTGGGgccatttgtattgttttggcTTTTTGGCACcttttacattttcaatttCAGCCATGGATATGTGGTTAAAATGCATACTTATGGCTTTAATTTGAGGTGAGATATGCCCTTATTAACTCAACCTTGCAGGAATTGcagacattttattacattGGTCTATCGTTTAAAGAGATTTGTTTGCTTAGTGGGTCCTTGCCTTGCATATTCCTACATTATTAACTCATGCATAAGTTCACTAACAAAGCTCTGATGTTGCTTCTATATGTGATGTTTAAAGTTGAATTTTTCCAAATTAAAGAAGACCACAGTAAGGAATAGCCAAAGAAAAATTTTAAACACAAGGAAACGGCTGAGCTCATTGTAAATGTATAAAAGGCAATAATAAAGAGCAGAAAACATATGCAGCATTTCTGAGGAATCACCACATCTTGCAAACCACAACAAGTCTAAAACAAAGGCCTGTTTACACCCACAGTTAAGGTGCATACAATTCTATAATTTAGAGACTATCTTAGATATACATCTATCAAAAGGATTGACGTCAGGTGCAGGACGAAATATTTGAAAATTACAGCAGCGTTTTAATTGTTTAGCACTAGATAAAGGCCTCTGAGCTTGTTTGGTGGCTATTGTCATGTAGCAGGATTGTAACCTGAGAAATGCTTAAAAAGCATCTCTGGATTTCTTCAAGTCCCAAACATTGAATGTTTCTTGATGGGCCGAGTTCACCTGACTTGAACcctgaactgaaatgaggatgCATTGCACTTGCTCATTCACCGGAAGTGAAAATGTCTAAAGTACAGGACTGTGGAGTATGACCATCATGGAGAATGCCAAATATTTAGCCTTGTCTCTTGTTCACAGACTTTAGACAATAACTTTATGGTTCCTTAAGGGTTCTAGATAAATGGATGGTGGTCCCTATTTGAGTTGTCCAAATAGTGCTGAGCAGTATTGATTTTTAAAGAATGAGACATTTGGTATGTCTGTTGCTTTTAATACAGGCCTTAATGGAGTCTACATTTGAATAGTGATCTAAAAAtcatgcagaatttgaatatttcttctatcagttattttttaaatgttttgtttaaaatgcatCACTTTTGTTCCTTTCcagttttaaacaaaacaaaaaaaatatacgTTCTTATCTCAGATTTTCAGTGTTGTCTTGGCCATTTGCATCCCACTCTAAACTAAACATAGTATAAGAAGGTGTAAAGGTCTTGGGGAGCAATTGCAATTGAGTAAATTTAAAACTGTTGATCAAGGCGGGTGAAACTCTGAGGGATTTCCCAGACAGAGATTAAGCCTGGTCCTttactacacagcattttgtattgtggttttccattgaaaggaagATATAGATCAGGACTAGGTTTAATTaatgtctgggaaaccacccctttATTTGTTTTAGGATGGATATGTTCAAAAGcaattggattttttttacacaatattATCTGATGAAAGACCACTGCTTTGGATCCTTATTTTACTTTGATGTTTTAACTTAATGAAGCATGTACTGAATGATAACTTATTGTGGTCTGTATCATGGATATTTTTAGAAActctaatgaataaatgaataatgagtTCATTAGTTACTATCGTTATTTAGTTTTGATATGTGattttctgagaaaaaaagctAACTGCATAGATAAATAGCTTTTCTATGATTACATTTTCAAAGTTTTGAATTTGCGTAGCTAACTTATGCAAATTAGCAATAATACCATTACAGAATGAACGCA
This window contains:
- the rnf11b gene encoding RING finger protein 11b; its protein translation is MGNCLKSPTSDDISLLHESQSDRASFGDGTDPEQEPPPPYQEQIHVPIYHPTPSQARLATQLTEEEQVRIAQRIGLIQHLPKGVFDPGCDSTEKKIRECVICMLDFVYGDPIRFLPCMHIYHMDCIDDWLMRSFTCPSCMEPVDAALLSSYETN